The Allorhodopirellula heiligendammensis genome includes a window with the following:
- a CDS encoding DUF1559 domain-containing protein, which yields MKTHPRPYQGFTLVELLVVIAIIGVLVGLLLPAVQAAREAARRMSCSNNFKQLGLAQHNYHAAYNKLPPNGTGTGPEDGGTGNQRALSALPGLTPFMEQQALWEMFANPLAAEPGESPDNPLANGSWPPFGPRTWLDLNEYDPWQTQVGTLRCPSDPGMSALGLGTTNYAFCLGDGILRVDYSPTSQYADRGVYRGLFMRNEPKGFRSILDGLSNTISMAEICTDLGDRQVNGSVADGTNFPSSGVTGMGTSTALCDAIRDPARPNFAKAGISLWSNGGGSRGSRWYDCKTMLTGFTTVMPPNSPTCVLGWGTAWRSGIFSAASHHQGGCHVLMADGAVKFITESIESGNQEADSIAKDYNNIGQASPYGLWGGLGTIASRETVSLP from the coding sequence ATGAAAACGCACCCACGTCCCTATCAGGGATTTACACTGGTCGAATTACTGGTGGTGATCGCCATCATTGGAGTCCTCGTTGGCTTGCTACTGCCTGCCGTTCAAGCAGCACGCGAAGCGGCACGCAGGATGAGCTGCAGTAACAATTTCAAGCAACTCGGGTTGGCTCAGCACAACTATCATGCTGCGTACAACAAATTACCTCCTAACGGCACAGGCACAGGGCCTGAGGACGGAGGTACAGGCAACCAACGAGCGCTCTCAGCGTTACCTGGCTTGACGCCTTTCATGGAACAACAAGCTCTGTGGGAAATGTTTGCCAACCCACTTGCCGCCGAGCCTGGCGAGTCACCAGACAATCCACTCGCAAACGGGTCGTGGCCTCCGTTTGGCCCGCGAACATGGCTGGATTTGAACGAATACGATCCTTGGCAAACTCAGGTAGGAACCCTTCGATGTCCTTCTGATCCAGGCATGTCCGCGCTCGGACTCGGAACCACTAACTATGCATTCTGTCTTGGCGACGGTATTTTGAGGGTTGATTATTCGCCCACATCTCAATACGCGGATCGCGGAGTTTATCGAGGGCTATTCATGCGAAATGAGCCCAAAGGCTTCCGAAGTATTCTCGATGGACTGAGCAACACAATCTCAATGGCGGAGATCTGCACCGATTTGGGTGATCGGCAGGTCAATGGAAGCGTTGCTGATGGCACAAACTTCCCTTCTAGTGGCGTGACAGGGATGGGTACGTCAACCGCTTTGTGCGACGCCATTCGTGATCCCGCGCGACCAAATTTTGCCAAGGCTGGTATTTCACTGTGGAGCAACGGTGGAGGCTCTCGTGGCAGTCGTTGGTACGACTGCAAAACCATGCTCACGGGCTTCACGACCGTGATGCCTCCAAATTCACCAACGTGTGTGCTTGGTTGGGGAACAGCTTGGCGGAGTGGCATCTTTAGCGCCGCAAGTCACCACCAGGGCGGTTGTCACGTCCTAATGGCTGATGGCGCGGTTAAGTTCATCACCGAATCGATTGAGTCTGGCAATCAAGAGGCCGACAGTATCGCAAAAGATTACAACAACATTGGTCAAGCAAGTCCCTATGGATTGTGGGGTGGTTTGGGAACCATTGCGTCGCGAGAAACCGTCTCGCTACCATAA
- a CDS encoding redoxin family protein has product MMTRTNLLVAMIALIATTDWTTAAEPVASGQHAASIRQGPQPLKGASHGVGKLIPDASLTDISGNVHRLGEIVAKHRATVIAMTSTSCPLSKKYLPTLEELSKNAGDDVAWMIVNPIATDKANDMNAAAARFGEHVVYGHDSEGEFAARIGALTTTDVIVVDSHRTVVYHGAVDDQYGFGYSLEAPRRRYLADALAAIETNVSPLISATVAPGCALASKSNQHASSDLTYHNRISRIVQQNCVECHREGGVAPFSLTTYEDVDAHAGMIEQVVQRDIMPPWFAANSESADRDALSPWVNDCSLAEVDKRDLLAWLAGPMPEGDQRDAPQVREFPSDWQIGQPDAVYQFAEPQSVKATGVMPYKYVDVQTDLSEDKWVQAIEVQPGNRSVVHHVLVFVQGVGQEHSERDGFWGIYVPGNSSLIYPDGFAKRIPKNAKLLFQMHYTPNGTATTDETRIGLVFAKEPPQHEVKVTGIFNDKIKIPAGADNHPEVAKLPIPADARVLGFLPHMHLRGKAARYELIRDNETTTLLDVPRYDFNWQLLYRYRDPLQLHAGDTIQFTSWYDNSEKNPANPDPTRDVGWGPQTYDEMQVGYVEYYLPGVTPGDAADRKALKGERADRGNRSAVMLRRLDVNRDGVITKSEVRQRMPQNENAAGSIFDRLDTDQNGELTQAELEKL; this is encoded by the coding sequence ATGATGACACGCACGAACCTTTTGGTGGCGATGATTGCTCTCATTGCAACTACAGATTGGACGACTGCGGCGGAGCCGGTTGCGTCTGGACAGCACGCGGCGTCTATTCGCCAGGGGCCACAACCTCTCAAGGGTGCAAGCCACGGGGTTGGCAAGCTGATTCCTGATGCGAGCTTAACGGATATTTCTGGAAACGTGCATCGGCTCGGTGAGATTGTTGCGAAGCACCGAGCTACTGTTATTGCGATGACCAGTACGAGCTGCCCGCTCAGCAAGAAGTATCTGCCGACGTTGGAGGAACTCTCTAAGAACGCAGGCGACGATGTGGCATGGATGATCGTCAATCCGATCGCGACGGACAAAGCGAACGACATGAACGCAGCCGCTGCACGCTTCGGTGAGCATGTCGTTTACGGCCACGATTCCGAAGGAGAATTCGCCGCTCGCATCGGCGCCTTGACCACAACGGATGTGATCGTCGTCGATAGTCATCGCACCGTCGTATACCACGGAGCTGTCGATGATCAGTACGGATTTGGTTACTCCCTCGAAGCTCCTCGGCGTCGTTATCTCGCGGACGCTTTAGCAGCGATTGAGACCAACGTCTCGCCTCTTATTTCGGCCACGGTGGCGCCCGGTTGTGCACTGGCCAGTAAGTCCAACCAGCACGCCAGCAGCGATTTGACGTACCACAACCGCATCTCCCGAATCGTTCAGCAGAACTGCGTCGAGTGTCATCGCGAAGGGGGTGTCGCTCCATTCTCGTTGACTACGTATGAGGATGTCGATGCCCATGCGGGCATGATCGAACAAGTCGTTCAGCGCGATATCATGCCCCCTTGGTTCGCCGCTAATTCGGAGTCCGCTGATCGCGATGCATTGTCTCCATGGGTGAACGATTGCTCGCTCGCCGAAGTCGACAAGCGTGATTTATTGGCATGGCTTGCTGGTCCGATGCCCGAGGGTGATCAGCGTGACGCGCCACAGGTTCGCGAGTTCCCCAGTGATTGGCAGATCGGGCAACCAGACGCCGTCTACCAGTTCGCCGAGCCGCAGTCCGTCAAGGCCACCGGTGTGATGCCGTACAAGTACGTTGATGTACAAACGGATCTGAGCGAGGATAAGTGGGTGCAGGCAATTGAAGTGCAACCGGGCAATCGTAGTGTCGTGCACCACGTTCTCGTCTTTGTACAAGGCGTTGGGCAGGAGCACAGCGAACGCGACGGTTTTTGGGGGATCTATGTCCCGGGCAACAGCTCGCTTATCTATCCCGACGGATTTGCAAAACGCATTCCCAAAAATGCCAAGCTCTTGTTTCAGATGCACTACACGCCCAACGGCACGGCGACGACGGACGAGACGAGAATCGGGCTGGTTTTTGCCAAGGAACCGCCCCAGCACGAGGTCAAAGTCACCGGGATTTTTAACGACAAGATCAAGATTCCAGCAGGCGCCGATAATCATCCCGAGGTCGCTAAGTTGCCGATCCCAGCGGACGCACGCGTGCTGGGTTTTCTGCCCCACATGCACCTGCGCGGAAAGGCCGCCCGCTACGAGCTTATTCGCGACAATGAAACGACTACGTTGTTGGACGTTCCGCGATATGATTTTAATTGGCAGTTGCTCTACCGCTATCGAGATCCATTGCAATTGCATGCCGGTGATACGATTCAATTTACCTCGTGGTACGACAACAGTGAAAAGAACCCCGCGAATCCGGACCCCACAAGAGACGTTGGTTGGGGCCCTCAAACCTATGATGAGATGCAAGTTGGCTACGTCGAGTACTATTTGCCCGGCGTGACGCCAGGCGATGCGGCCGATCGGAAGGCTTTGAAAGGTGAGCGGGCCGATCGAGGAAATCGCAGTGCCGTAATGCTGCGTCGACTCGACGTGAATCGGGATGGAGTGATCACGAAATCCGAAGTCCGCCAACGGATGCCCCAAAATGAAAACGCAGCGGGGTCAATTTTCGATCGACTTGATACCGACCAAAATGGTGAATTAACTCAAGCCGAACTCGAAAAACTCTAG
- a CDS encoding sulfatase — protein sequence MHVARTMIRFCLTITAFFAMALMAFARAEPAKPNVLFLIADDLNTSLSAFGHPQCKTPNLDRLAERGVKFENMHCQYPVCGASRASLMSGLYPYSNLTLGNDGTLRGNMPDVVTLSQAFRNSGYHAVRVSKIYHMGIPTEIIAGTAERDDPFSWDEVFNIQALEQHAPGELTNWSPKDQGSQSFTGVIASGGDSDHADGMAADRAIEVLERVKDKPFFLAVGFVRPHVPLVAPKLYFDRYDRASMVAPVVPADDLDDVPGIIRNYKRNSSTYGVTPELHKGLLEAYYASISYMDAQVGRVLAALQANGLDDNTIVVFSSDHGYLLGHHHKFQKQHLFEEATRVPFIVSVPWLKAEHGQGTTKITELVDLYPTLTELAGITDPEGLQGQSLKPLLLDTNSPAWTKDKAFTISRSGGESIRTAEYRLIQWGFGDQGTELYDLKNDPGEFTNQAENPAYAAVLEKLHRQLVDKRNQAGFAKNQSSIVGKRKTKKR from the coding sequence ATGCACGTTGCGCGAACGATGATTCGATTTTGTCTAACGATCACGGCCTTTTTCGCAATGGCGTTGATGGCGTTTGCCAGGGCCGAGCCAGCGAAGCCGAACGTGCTATTCTTGATCGCCGATGACTTGAATACATCGCTGAGTGCGTTTGGGCACCCGCAGTGTAAAACGCCGAATCTGGATCGCCTGGCCGAGCGAGGCGTGAAGTTTGAGAACATGCATTGCCAGTATCCTGTTTGTGGTGCATCGCGTGCTTCGTTAATGTCAGGATTGTATCCGTACTCAAACTTAACCCTGGGCAATGACGGCACCTTGCGTGGAAATATGCCTGACGTGGTGACCCTCTCGCAGGCATTTCGCAACAGTGGCTACCATGCCGTACGAGTCAGCAAAATCTACCACATGGGCATTCCCACTGAGATCATTGCCGGCACCGCCGAGCGAGATGATCCGTTTTCATGGGACGAAGTATTTAATATCCAAGCGCTCGAGCAACACGCTCCGGGAGAATTGACGAACTGGTCTCCCAAAGATCAAGGATCACAGAGTTTTACTGGGGTCATCGCCTCGGGTGGCGACAGTGATCATGCCGACGGGATGGCTGCCGACCGTGCCATCGAGGTGCTGGAGAGAGTGAAGGACAAGCCGTTCTTTTTGGCCGTTGGTTTCGTCCGTCCGCACGTCCCATTGGTCGCGCCGAAATTGTATTTCGACCGGTACGACCGAGCGAGCATGGTGGCGCCGGTTGTGCCTGCGGATGATCTCGATGATGTTCCAGGCATCATTCGTAATTACAAACGAAATAGCTCCACCTACGGCGTTACGCCCGAACTGCACAAGGGGCTGTTGGAAGCATACTACGCCAGTATCTCTTACATGGACGCCCAGGTCGGTCGCGTTTTGGCTGCGCTGCAGGCGAACGGATTAGACGATAACACCATTGTGGTGTTCAGCAGTGACCATGGCTATTTACTTGGACATCACCACAAATTCCAGAAGCAACATCTATTTGAAGAAGCCACCCGTGTTCCTTTCATTGTCAGTGTGCCCTGGCTGAAGGCTGAGCACGGCCAAGGAACTACCAAGATTACGGAACTCGTTGACTTGTATCCAACCCTCACCGAATTAGCGGGCATCACCGACCCAGAAGGCTTGCAAGGACAAAGTCTGAAGCCGCTCCTGCTCGATACGAACTCCCCTGCGTGGACGAAGGACAAGGCATTCACGATTAGCCGCAGCGGGGGTGAGTCCATTCGTACGGCCGAATATCGATTGATTCAATGGGGCTTTGGCGATCAGGGGACCGAGCTCTACGATCTGAAAAATGATCCTGGAGAATTTACGAACCAGGCTGAGAACCCGGCATACGCCGCCGTACTGGAGAAGCTCCACCGCCAACTGGTCGACAAACGCAACCAAGCTGGCTTTGCCAAGAATCAGTCCTCGATCGTGGGTAAACGCAAGACGAAGAAACGCTGA
- a CDS encoding sulfatase family protein, translating to MLKQRIRVHSTLSVKPLLILIAASLLTAGRPANADSQHADSKPNVLIITVDDMSADSLGVFGCQLTDTSPNIDTLAKQGMRFSRAHVVVGNCFPSRNVMWSGLFPHNTGVEGFYQVPDAKHLHLADLMKQAGYYTGIQHKVSHSTPYIPYPSWDVNLDTDQDGKKRDVKAARSYYDGAKQGIQAAHDAGKPFCLVMNVADPHKPFYAEGKSGATVPDDNKPSRVFTPDEVPVPGFLFDDPVVRKELSHYYSSVRRADDCVGAILEALNESRKRDQTIILFLSDHGMPLPFAKTQVYHHSSRTPLFLIVPGMTKAGTIDGTHMISAVDLLPTLLELTGIEHPGRMDGRSFAPLLRGESQDGRDYVVKEYNENAGGSRDPMRSIQTEQYLYIFNPWSNGTRVMATATTGTPTYRRMAELAKSDTNISARHDLYRHRVPEELYDIQSDPNCVNNLIGLAEYQPELAQLTTTLEQWMIRTEDGMLSVFQHRDDAKTREAYVVAQEQEADARRSGKRKNAKSASAANRNDINAVPPHKRVNYISFAEPAADFLAKQATVRIEHRLPSNLGEQVLTVTLKGGPNNARLDRKTIKISGEGTAKIEFEVPDNIAGRVSFAAFLGEEFQSSLQHIKSNIQAR from the coding sequence ATGCTAAAGCAACGCATCCGAGTGCATTCAACTTTGTCGGTAAAGCCACTGCTCATCCTCATCGCTGCCAGTTTGCTGACGGCTGGTCGCCCAGCAAACGCGGATTCCCAGCACGCGGATTCAAAACCCAATGTCCTGATCATCACAGTGGATGACATGAGCGCCGATTCGCTCGGTGTCTTCGGCTGCCAACTAACGGACACCTCACCAAACATCGACACGTTGGCAAAGCAGGGAATGCGATTCAGTCGAGCGCATGTCGTCGTCGGCAATTGCTTCCCGTCTCGCAATGTGATGTGGTCTGGACTCTTCCCTCACAACACCGGCGTCGAGGGTTTTTATCAGGTCCCCGACGCGAAGCATCTTCATTTGGCCGATTTGATGAAGCAAGCAGGGTATTACACTGGTATTCAACACAAAGTGTCGCACTCGACACCGTATATTCCCTACCCGTCATGGGACGTCAATCTCGACACTGATCAGGATGGCAAGAAACGCGATGTCAAGGCGGCAAGATCCTACTATGACGGAGCGAAGCAAGGAATCCAGGCAGCACACGACGCAGGCAAACCCTTCTGCCTGGTCATGAATGTGGCTGATCCTCATAAGCCATTTTATGCCGAGGGAAAAAGTGGAGCCACGGTCCCCGACGACAATAAACCCTCGCGCGTGTTCACACCGGATGAAGTGCCAGTTCCAGGGTTTCTATTTGACGACCCAGTCGTCCGCAAAGAGTTATCCCACTATTACTCAAGTGTGCGCAGAGCCGACGACTGTGTTGGAGCAATACTCGAGGCGTTGAACGAGTCGAGGAAGCGAGACCAGACCATCATTCTGTTTCTCTCCGACCACGGCATGCCATTACCCTTTGCCAAGACACAGGTATATCACCACAGTTCGCGCACGCCACTGTTCCTAATCGTGCCGGGTATGACGAAGGCAGGCACGATTGACGGGACGCACATGATCTCGGCGGTAGATCTGCTGCCGACATTGCTTGAGCTCACTGGCATTGAGCATCCAGGACGAATGGATGGTCGCTCGTTTGCGCCGCTACTGCGAGGCGAGAGCCAAGACGGTCGCGACTACGTTGTTAAAGAGTACAACGAGAATGCAGGTGGATCACGTGACCCCATGCGATCGATACAGACGGAGCAGTACCTCTACATCTTCAATCCCTGGTCCAACGGCACGCGTGTGATGGCTACTGCCACGACCGGCACGCCGACCTACCGCCGCATGGCAGAACTAGCAAAGTCTGATACGAACATCAGTGCCCGTCACGATCTCTATCGACATCGCGTCCCAGAAGAATTGTATGACATTCAGAGCGACCCCAATTGCGTGAACAACCTCATCGGGTTGGCAGAGTATCAACCCGAACTTGCTCAGCTCACCACCACACTCGAACAGTGGATGATCCGTACGGAAGATGGGATGCTTTCCGTTTTCCAACATCGTGACGACGCGAAAACGCGCGAAGCATACGTGGTCGCACAGGAACAGGAGGCTGACGCGCGCAGGTCCGGGAAACGGAAAAATGCGAAGTCAGCGTCCGCTGCGAATCGCAATGACATCAATGCGGTACCTCCACACAAGCGAGTGAACTACATTTCATTTGCTGAACCCGCAGCGGACTTCCTTGCCAAGCAAGCCACCGTTCGTATCGAACATAGGCTGCCTAGCAACCTCGGCGAACAGGTTTTGACGGTGACCTTAAAAGGTGGCCCCAATAACGCGCGTCTCGATCGGAAAACCATCAAAATCAGCGGTGAGGGAACAGCCAAAATCGAGTTCGAAGTTCCAGACAATATTGCTGGCAGGGTTAGCTTCGCGGCATTTCTCGGTGAAGAATTCCAGAGCAGCCTGCAGCATATCAAGTCGAATATCCAGGCGAGATAG
- a CDS encoding sulfatase-like hydrolase/transferase has protein sequence MVFRSMFARFAVVSAVLLALPIDLFAAERPNVIVIVADDLGFSDVGFNGCKEIPTPHLDALASSGVVFDQGYASHPYCSPSRAGLLTGRYQQRFGHECNPNSTRNSGSDGLPLTETLISDLLGMSGYRTAAIGKWHLGDEEQFWPLERGFDEWFGFSGGGMNYWGDVGKRFPLRGVLRNGAPVPKTELTYLTDDFSRAAVEFIRREPTDPFFLYLAYNAPHGPDQVTREHLEKTQHIEYGGRAVYGAMVAAMDEGIGRVMTTLKDCGIEQDTLVFFYSDNGGRAEHAVNFPYRGHKGMLFEGGIRVPFCVAWPGQIAADQHYGKPVTALDIFPTILAAAEVNPTPGTKLDGVNLLPYLRGEARGEPHRQLFWRYACGDDEFGYAVRDGNDKLVYSVFKGRHLLFDLASDPWERHDLAEQDPESVQRLSSLYEEWQGDMLAPLWLDPHGVNVRKEEQARQDTIDAASRGDETLRSDGEDS, from the coding sequence ATGGTATTTCGAAGCATGTTCGCGCGGTTTGCAGTGGTGTCGGCGGTGTTGTTGGCACTCCCCATTGACCTGTTCGCAGCGGAACGTCCCAACGTCATCGTGATCGTTGCCGACGATCTGGGATTCAGTGATGTCGGATTCAACGGCTGTAAAGAAATTCCGACCCCGCACTTAGACGCCTTGGCAAGTTCAGGCGTCGTCTTCGACCAGGGCTACGCGTCGCATCCTTATTGCAGTCCGAGTCGAGCGGGTTTGCTGACGGGCCGTTATCAGCAGCGATTTGGTCACGAATGCAACCCGAATTCGACGAGAAATAGCGGTAGTGACGGTCTCCCACTTACTGAAACCCTGATTTCCGATTTGCTTGGAATGAGTGGGTATCGCACCGCTGCGATCGGGAAATGGCACCTCGGCGATGAGGAGCAGTTTTGGCCGCTTGAGCGAGGATTCGATGAGTGGTTTGGCTTCTCAGGTGGAGGCATGAACTATTGGGGTGACGTCGGAAAGCGGTTTCCACTCCGGGGGGTTTTGCGGAATGGAGCTCCCGTCCCAAAAACAGAATTGACGTATCTAACGGATGATTTTTCGAGGGCCGCAGTCGAATTTATTCGCCGCGAGCCAACGGATCCGTTTTTTCTATACCTCGCCTACAATGCTCCGCATGGTCCCGATCAGGTCACACGCGAACATCTCGAGAAGACACAGCACATTGAATATGGAGGTCGGGCAGTCTATGGCGCCATGGTAGCGGCGATGGATGAGGGGATCGGCCGGGTGATGACCACGTTGAAAGATTGCGGGATTGAGCAGGACACTCTCGTTTTTTTCTATAGCGACAATGGCGGACGCGCCGAACATGCAGTCAACTTTCCCTACCGCGGACACAAAGGGATGCTGTTCGAAGGAGGTATTCGGGTGCCGTTTTGTGTGGCGTGGCCTGGGCAGATCGCGGCCGATCAACACTATGGCAAGCCGGTCACCGCTCTCGATATTTTTCCCACCATCCTGGCCGCCGCAGAGGTCAACCCGACGCCCGGCACGAAGCTCGACGGCGTCAATCTGCTTCCCTATTTGCGTGGCGAAGCACGGGGGGAACCTCACCGGCAACTGTTCTGGCGTTACGCGTGTGGAGACGATGAGTTTGGATACGCCGTTCGCGATGGCAACGACAAACTGGTCTATAGCGTTTTCAAGGGACGTCACCTGCTCTTCGATCTCGCGTCGGATCCGTGGGAACGGCATGATCTCGCTGAGCAAGATCCAGAGAGCGTGCAACGCCTATCCTCGCTCTATGAAGAATGGCAGGGCGACATGCTTGCTCCGCTGTGGCTTGATCCGCACGGTGTCAATGTTCGCAAGGAAGAGCAGGCTCGCCAGGACACGATCGACGCTGCTTCACGAGGGGATGAAACTTTGCGGAGTGACGGCGAGGATTCTTAA
- a CDS encoding HdeD family acid-resistance protein: MTDSSTPPTTPPSSPSPAMGDHPSAREIVGALSKIWWLPLLRGIFLIVLGIYALVQPEITIAALAQVMGFFLIFDGVIAVAAGIVGEVPSRGWTILRGVIAVLVGILVFAHPVLVAGMTTVVIIYMIAFSAIFSGVLEIVAAIRDHREINGVGWYIFSGILSIIFGGLLLMAPFMFGLTMVRIIGVFAAIAGVVMITLAFRLKGIGKHLQSHVEHAS, translated from the coding sequence ATGACTGACTCATCGACACCACCGACAACTCCCCCATCGTCCCCGTCACCTGCGATGGGCGACCATCCCTCTGCTCGCGAAATTGTCGGTGCTCTGAGTAAGATTTGGTGGTTACCCCTGCTGCGTGGTATCTTTTTAATCGTGCTCGGGATCTACGCACTCGTGCAACCTGAAATCACCATCGCAGCCCTCGCGCAAGTCATGGGATTCTTTCTGATCTTTGACGGGGTGATCGCAGTGGCCGCTGGGATTGTGGGCGAAGTGCCATCGCGTGGGTGGACGATTCTGCGAGGCGTCATCGCAGTCCTGGTGGGAATTCTGGTGTTTGCCCATCCCGTGCTCGTCGCCGGGATGACCACGGTCGTGATCATCTACATGATCGCGTTTTCGGCCATCTTCAGCGGTGTGCTCGAAATCGTGGCAGCGATTCGTGATCATCGCGAGATCAACGGTGTCGGTTGGTATATTTTCAGCGGTATCCTATCCATCATCTTCGGCGGACTGCTCTTGATGGCGCCTTTCATGTTCGGGTTGACGATGGTGCGTATTATCGGTGTCTTTGCCGCGATCGCTGGCGTCGTGATGATCACTCTGGCATTTCGACTCAAGGGCATTGGAAAGCACTTGCAGTCGCACGTCGAACACGCGAGCTAA
- a CDS encoding galactose-binding domain-containing protein has protein sequence MRYLALSAGLLCTMLAPTASVVAATSQNQYQSYPAVVEIRAGISWPTGQALPIFATPAPQLDAVPIGALSPDEQLTFSALQGYVNKQQPRIYLADLRAEEGSKTWPQTSTVALGKMSFFDASSRYDLIKKYASDFNGVVLYDTTRSPHYRNLAGTVAGLSGALPVTTEVLERIRDQGMNPNVAVDLTELEFTSPIEIYNYLYDRYWGDCTRRLIVSARPDDEGGNFHHTRDIATACGAAVVWLDGRIPAERDVMRKFYGDMTAGDAIALGWYASERSGITTASEFGIGTLPADYYSNSSIFSGTNHQIQIPAVPSKPQLENKVYIAVFISDGDNIQYTQHAMRRRWDASSDARAQLPLNWTIAPGLVDIGPGILNYYYSTATPNDCFVTGPSGMGYAMPVNTLTEPGAPVGIYLKDSDRMEGYARLSETYLQRSGLRVITIWDNANEMQRAAYERNCRNLYGATVQNFRDVPSVRGSVEGDRVRFEKLVIPYAGSIEHLESSLQHELGDWDGTGPLFLAYQVDVWHELKPDRIVEIASRLDERFPSAVQFVRADHYFNLFNEAHQLPWNLCMSAATMASDHGSTDLGGTVTDGTPTTIWTASADAAAAAPPWLQLDLGSAHSIHRWVIRHAGEHGLNRDRNTRDFTLQVSQDGRAWQTIDTIRGNTANVSDLEYSPVDARYIRILIDNPGADSIARIADIEIYGQRVQP, from the coding sequence ATGCGTTATCTCGCCCTCTCGGCTGGCTTGCTCTGCACCATGCTCGCCCCCACGGCGTCCGTTGTAGCGGCAACCTCTCAAAACCAATATCAATCCTATCCTGCGGTCGTCGAAATCCGCGCGGGCATTTCTTGGCCGACCGGTCAGGCATTGCCGATCTTCGCGACGCCTGCGCCGCAACTCGATGCTGTCCCGATCGGTGCCCTATCTCCCGACGAGCAGCTAACGTTCTCAGCCTTGCAAGGCTACGTCAACAAGCAGCAGCCACGGATCTACCTCGCTGATTTACGCGCCGAAGAGGGATCAAAAACCTGGCCGCAGACAAGTACCGTGGCGTTGGGGAAAATGAGTTTTTTTGATGCGAGCTCGAGATACGACCTGATTAAGAAATACGCAAGCGATTTCAATGGCGTGGTGTTGTATGACACCACACGAAGTCCACACTACCGCAATCTGGCGGGGACGGTCGCAGGCCTCTCCGGTGCACTGCCCGTGACCACGGAGGTGCTCGAGCGGATTCGCGATCAAGGCATGAACCCCAACGTCGCCGTCGACCTAACCGAACTGGAGTTCACCTCGCCGATTGAGATTTACAACTATCTTTACGATCGCTATTGGGGCGACTGCACTCGGCGACTCATCGTCAGCGCCCGCCCTGATGATGAGGGCGGAAACTTCCATCACACCCGCGATATCGCCACCGCGTGCGGTGCGGCCGTTGTTTGGTTGGACGGGCGGATCCCCGCCGAGCGTGATGTGATGCGAAAATTTTACGGCGACATGACCGCTGGAGATGCCATCGCATTGGGGTGGTATGCCAGCGAGCGTTCTGGAATTACGACCGCCTCGGAGTTTGGTATTGGCACCCTGCCTGCTGACTATTACAGCAACTCCAGCATCTTCTCCGGCACCAATCATCAAATTCAAATTCCCGCGGTCCCCTCAAAGCCGCAGCTTGAAAACAAAGTCTACATCGCAGTCTTCATTAGTGACGGAGACAACATCCAGTACACCCAGCATGCGATGCGGCGGCGCTGGGATGCGAGTTCCGACGCACGCGCACAGCTGCCATTGAACTGGACGATCGCTCCTGGACTCGTCGACATCGGACCTGGGATCTTGAATTACTATTACAGCACAGCCACTCCCAACGATTGTTTTGTGACCGGCCCGTCTGGCATGGGATATGCGATGCCCGTGAACACGCTGACCGAACCGGGTGCGCCTGTTGGGATATATTTGAAGGATTCCGATCGAATGGAGGGGTACGCCCGTCTGAGCGAAACGTACTTGCAGCGATCAGGATTGCGGGTGATTACGATCTGGGACAACGCCAACGAAATGCAACGCGCAGCCTACGAGCGCAACTGTCGCAATCTGTATGGCGCCACCGTCCAGAACTTTCGTGATGTCCCGAGCGTGCGGGGAAGCGTGGAGGGAGATCGCGTGCGATTCGAAAAACTCGTGATCCCTTACGCCGGATCGATCGAGCATCTGGAGTCTTCGCTGCAGCATGAACTAGGCGATTGGGACGGCACAGGCCCATTGTTTCTCGCCTATCAAGTCGATGTGTGGCATGAACTGAAACCCGATCGAATTGTCGAAATCGCCTCGCGTCTCGACGAACGCTTTCCGAGCGCGGTACAGTTCGTTCGGGCTGACCATTATTTCAATCTGTTTAACGAGGCCCACCAGCTACCGTGGAACCTCTGTATGTCAGCGGCCACGATGGCCAGCGATCATGGTTCCACCGACCTTGGCGGCACCGTGACCGATGGCACACCAACAACCATTTGGACCGCATCGGCTGATGCCGCCGCTGCGGCTCCACCCTGGTTGCAGCTGGATCTCGGGTCCGCGCACAGCATTCATCGCTGGGTTATCCGGCACGCGGGAGAACACGGATTGAACCGAGACAGGAACACGCGTGACTTCACCTTGCAGGTGAGTCAAGATGGCCGGGCGTGGCAGACGATTGACACCATCCGTGGCAACACCGCCAACGTCAGTGACCTGGAATACTCTCCAGTAGACGCACGTTACATTCGCATCCTGATTGATAATCCGGGCGCCGATTCGATTGCCCGGATCGCTGATATCGAAATTTATGGTCAGCGAGTACAGCCGTAG